A region of the Cryptococcus deuterogattii R265 chromosome 1, complete sequence genome:
CGGCCTAGCCTGCGGCCACGGTTCGTACCCACTCTCACCTCTCCGATGCTTCTCTTTTACCCTATTATACGCCGTACCCCCCTGTGACCTGATGGATGAATAAATGTCTTCGCCTGAATCATTATCTTCCGGTCCTAATACATTGGTTGACGAAAGTGTTGTCCCCCGTTTGGTGTTACTTTGGAGATTGGATTTATCTTGTTCGTACTCATTGTCATACCCGCCTCCAGCGTTGTAGCTGGCAATCATGCCCATTTCTTGACTCTCCTCTGGAATAGTATGCGGCATGAAACTAAAGAGAGGCGtgagtaaaaaaaaaaaaggaaaaaggaaagaaagtCCTGTGCATGTAGAGATGAATTAGAGACTCACGTCTTTTGCAATTTGGTAGCCCCCGAATGAGTTCCCGGTTTTCCTCGTGCGTAATCAACAAAGAACTTGCAAGCCAGATATATTTCAGAGAAAAAGTCGGAAAGGTTGATTGTGTCCCATATAGCTTGCAGGTACGTATTAAAATTGGTGGCCCGCTGATAAGGGTTCTTCTGGGGATCGGTACTAATCGGTAGAAACAACACAAGCAGACGAGGTAAGAATACGGTCCtgaggaagggaagaggcaggatAATACGTACTAATCAGACCAGCTGTACGCCCACCCCATGTAGATACTGAAAATGACCATTTCGACACATGTACAAAGCGCGGAAAGGCCATCAGAGACGTTGGTCGCAGTCCACATGGCAGTCCCTTTGATGACTCCATGgctttggaggatggagaatAAGAAGTCTAGGGAGGGATAAAAACAAGGGTAGTGGTGAGTGAGCAGCCATGTAACAAGCAATACGAGATAAAGCTTACTTTGatagaaagtgaagaacACAATAAGCTTGATAGCCAAAAACTTGCTTAGTGgtcttttccctttcaacTCGTCTTTACAAAGTACATAAAAGACGATTAATCCGTATAGGGCAATGGAAATTGAGACAAAGTCGATCGCATCGAGGTAAACTTCTGCAAAGTGGACAGAGTACTGCTCCGGGCATAGCTAGAAAGATCAAAAGGAGTTAGACCTAGATTGGGAATGGAGAGGCCCGACTGGATTACTTACAACGCCATAATATTCGCAGATGATACCGATAATGGAGATTAAAGGTCGGAGGATGACATATTGCATCACGCTGAAACTGAGTGCATGCCAAAAATACGGTTTAGACGCTCTGAACCGCCAGAAGCCGAATGGGAATCTGTCGAGAATAAGCAAAAGAGAACCAAAATCAAGGAAAATGtacaaaggaaaggaacaTACGGGAATTTCATCTTATCCTTTTCCGCCAGCACCGATTTGATCTGTAAATCTATGGTAGCCATTGAAACAAGTTCCATGAGGAGCATGAGGAAAGCAGAAAGTGTGATGGCTTCGTATGCCGTTTCGGCGAGAATGTAATATTCGTAGGATTTGTAGTACCGGTATGAGAAAAATGATACAACAGCATAGCTGTGGAGTTGGAATTGGtcagagaagatgacgacaaGAACAGATGATGTGTGAGGGACGGTGATTGAGAAAGTAACTTACACTGGAGGCATGAGGAGAACCCTCATCACTTGTCTTTGTGCCGGAGGGTGCTTGTACCGAGTAGCATGCATGGTGAGGGTGAAAAGGGTAATGAGAACTGTCTAAATACAGTGTCAGATATACACGTTCAGTGGAGAGTAAGAAGGACTTACGAGGATAGCACAACCCCCTGCAACGGCCCATCTGTTGGTAATGTTAGTTGCTGGAACTTCCAATCGGTTTGGATAGGGATTGATGCCTTGAAGTGTcaaagaaatggaaaataCCTACCCAATACGATGGGCGTCCCAATGTATTCCATCctagaagaagatcgaggTCAGCTTTTATCGATCATCTCGATTTAAAATTGATTGATACAATGGAGGGACGTACCGGACTCCAAAACTCATCGTCCACACCCTACTCATAGTCGATGCCGCGCATTATACACCCAGCGAAGACCGTCGATGATCCGAATTCAAAGAGCAGTTCGGTGTAGGCACCAGTCATAGATTGCAGAGgaatgaggatggaagcaagaaaagaagaacggACAGCATAAAATCAGTAAATGGTCTTAATGGTACGTAATTACCAATTAATATGAGTGCTCACCGTTGAATTGTCAGTAGGACAAGACATCTCCGCTTAGCTTTTGAATGTCTAAAAGTGCTGTAGCAATTTTCACGACTTCTCAGGTTCCTTGGTGTGATTAATCCAATTGTTGACAATTGGCAGTAATTCTTCAGGGCCGAAATGACCTTCGTCAAGATAAAAGTTCAGCGTGTAGTTAGAGGTCGGTCAAGTCGGCAAAAATGGGAATAGCTTTAAAAGAGGATATAGGATATTTCTAaggtgaggaggatgaaaggaTAATGGTGACAACTGGTATCATAAGCCAACAATAGAGTAAATGCATGAAAATATCTATATCGTTGTCCCAAGACGAGGGCCACGACTGGAAAACGAACGCAGCAGCTGCGCGCCGCAGATTTATTTGTTTCAGCAGTGGTTCCTTGCATTGCCTTAAGCTCTCATGAAGCTTTATACTATGAGCTGTGGGTGGGTATATATGCTTTCTCTACTGATCCCTCTAAAGTAGCTATACAACGCCCACACTCAACAATGTCAGCCACCCTTTACACcccttccattctcatATTCTTGCGTGACTGCTACTCAGGGACAAACAAGAAGACCAGAAAAACGCGACGCGCTCGGGCTGTGCCTCCTTTCTATTTATATTTTGTGACCGCCGAGCATAGAAATGACATCCGCGGCTTACGTGATGAACGGGAGTTTGAACGGAAGGTGCCGCAGATAACGGGAGAAGAGCCGAGACATATACCTGCTATGATAATGTCGAGCACACGAGCAGCTCCATCACCATCTCCCATCTGTTTGACAGCTTGGACACAATGAGTAATAGCACACGCTGCTGTACAGAACGGCAGCCAATAAGAGTCGTGCGGTGTGGATGAGTTGATGCAATCATCAGTAAGGCGATGAGTAtttttcatcatccgcCATGCATTGTCTTCGTTCCCTTCGTGCTTCCTGACTGATGTAACTGAATGAATTGAGTGATGTCAATGGCTGCAAGTCGTGCCAGCGGATTTTCGATTTCCGCTCCTTGTTGTATTCCGTAAAACCCCGGTTTTCGATGATTTCAACCCGAAGAAGGCGCTAACTCGCCAAGCATAAATACACAGACTGGCATCTCTCTTAGACTACTCCCCTAGTTTATCCCaagaagcttcttcattccacTGACCGCCCGCTCCCCAACTTCCTCCCTTGTCCCATCTATGTCCGCCACAGtcacatcatcctcaccagACGGATCTTCCAATACTGCAAGCTGGCTATCAAGCATCTGTTGTCCGAAAAAGTGGCCCTTTCGAGCGGCAATACGTTGCTTGAGGAGTTCGGGGGTACCGTAGCAGTAGACAAAGTAGGTCTTGAGGGATGAGGTCGCTGGGTGTTCCGCATCGTCTGGATGCAACTCATTCTACGTTTTGCGAAGAAGTCATTCGTTAGGAAGCGATGCCACACAAAAGAGCAAGATATGGAGCGAGTAAGCAACATGTAACACTCACAAGATCCTCAGCAGGGGGCGGATCAGCCTTAACGGTCCCTCGCAATATGTCCCTATaccacttcttcaaagccgAACAGGCAATCACCACTCCCGCCCTGCCCAAcccaccatcctccacaCTTCTGGTtttctcttcaaccttgTCCGACTGCTCTTTACACACCCTTTCGGCCGTCGAACGGATAAGCGCAAGCCAAGGGAGACGGTCTTCGTCTGTCAGAGGCGTACCAGAGGACATTTTGGCGATGTTTGATTTGGGGTGAAGAGAGTCGCCGTCGATAAATGGGATTTGGAAATGGTCGGCGACGTCTTGGCCGACAGTGGATTTACCGCTGAGAGTGGAACGGGGGCCTGGTCAGTGAAGACAAAACGGAAATACCTTTGAAAGGCTTACCATGATGCAGGACCCTATAACAAAGGACTTAGCTCTTTGTTGAAACAGGGAAACGAATAAAGAAGCGTACCATGACGATGATAAGAACCGGGGCAGGCAAGTGCGAGGGCACCGCCAATTCTTGTTGAGGCTTGGAAGACATTGTTATTCCAGTAGTAGTCAGCTCTAGGCTTGTCGCTGTAGCTAAAAATAAGCTGGAGATGGCAAAGAGGCGAAAGTGAATATTCCAATGGAGActggagaagagcaaagatATGTCCGTTGGGGAACAGACGTAAAATAACTGACGAAAAGAGACAGCATCCCCTATGATGCGGCAATTGCTCCCGTCGGTCCGAATTGTCCGATGCTACGGCTTAATCGCGTCCATAACCGTTTATTTTTGGTCTTCTTgcatatacatatatatatatatatatatacacTTTTATATAAACACAAGCCTATCTTGTGCATCATCCCATTCTCCCTCGTATAAAAGTCCGTGGGCTCCCCAAGAGCTCCATTGTCTCACGATTCGGATACTAGTACAGAATAACAAGTGTGATGTGAGGATCGTAGAGCGATACGACTTGAAAGCCTCAACTGCGTgcaaaagatggaagaggcaCGCAGGAGTATGAAGATAAGAAATAGTATCGCAGATAGGCTCGACATCAATGCGGCGAACGCCTGCATTTCATTTGTTGTGACGAATTGATCAAGCCTCCACATAAGCACGCGATCGCAGTGGCGGCAATGTTCCATCGCGAAATCCACACCGACCAATTCACTGGTGCAGTCACAATTCCCTCCTATCGAatttcattctttttcttaATTGTAATTGAATCTCTTGACCTCTACCCAAGGAACGTGCGTACCGACTTGCAACTACTGACTTTTCTGATATGCTGTTGGTGGTGATGCTGATGTTGACGTTTCCAGGACCTATAATCATTAAAAAATCATGTCTGAACGCGGATCCAACCCTCCCGAGGAGAAACCcaaggcagaagaagccgcTGCTGGTAAGCCCAGACTTCCTTATATTCTATTGCGAAGCGGAAGACCCGAATACTATGCTTCAATTGCATGGTAGGGATGTGAGGGCGAAGTGGACGGTGATTGAGTTAGTGTTGGTATTGAGTTTTACCATTCGCATTGGGCTGGATCGGGGGTTTTGGCAAACGAAGTAGGGAATTGGAGACTGGCATCGGTGGCGATGCTGTGGGTTTCACAATAAGGAATTGCCTCGGTATTTCCATGACCAACAAGTAGTGCACCAGTTATGACAGGACGACGAGATGGGCCTTCAAATCCATCGTTAAAGTTGATCGCTGGCAGTGTCATGACCGCTTATTAAGGATAAGAACCAAAGCTGacatctccctcttctttttctttattTCAATTGCAACTTTGCAGACCCCAACACTCTTAACATCAAGAtcaccaacaccaacaaCGAGGAGGTTTTCTTCAAGATTAAGAGGACCACCAAGCTTAACAAGCTCAAGGTGcgtttcttctcctttagAGCAGTATAATATCTGTGCTGTGAAAGCTGGGATGGAATTTTGCTGGGAGATACGAGAGCAACGAAAGATGATCgtggcggaggaggaaatcGGTCGCGCGCGAGCATCTCGAGACTTTTGGAGACCAAATCCGTTTCAGCTCTTTGGTCACAAATCTTTTCGTGTCATGCCCATATTTTGGAGTGGCGATTACGGTTTTCACATACTTCCAGGTTTTGCCTACTCTTAAGGTCACGGGTCAAACTGACATGGCTGACTTAAATATATAGAGTGCCTATGCCGACCGAGTTGGTACTGATGTTGCTTCTATTCGGTATGtattcatcatctccataaTGGAGCTAAATATGCTGACAAACGAGCTTGAATTTGCTTGGTCTATCGATTattctcattcttctttcacaaCTCACATTGAATCGtcatttccctttcttATACTCCATTGATGTTCGATCTTCCGCCATTGGATACAACAAATTCCAGATTGCTTTTTGACGGTCACCGAATTCTTGACCACCAAACCGCCAACGACCTCGACCTCGAAGATGGTGACGCTATTGAAGTCCAACTCGAACGTGAgtctttctcctctcctttttcccattcctcgTCTTTGTCGTGTACGATAGCTGATCGATGTTCCGTGGTTGATTTTATTACAGAGGTTGGCGGATACTAGATGTTTTATGTATGATATGCATCTGTAATAATACTTGAAAACACGCATTaagagaaaacaaaaataaTTGGTCACGTTCCATGTTATTGAaaccgtcttcttcgtcgttATTACATTCAATTTCATTTGCCACGGTTGACGACCATACAGCAAACATATTTGAAACATCTAGAATGGCTGTGATCGTAAGATAAACAGACATATTTATGGGGTGGCCTTCATTAAGCAGATACGGCGGCATTAGCCGCTGCCTCAAATCTGTTGATACAACATGATGTCCAGCAATAAGGAAAGTAAAAGCATGGAAATAGGAAAATGCACGGGATCCTCTTGAAGTGATGTCCCCCATTGACTATCAGACCGTTCTGCCTGGTTACAAGGATTACGTCGACCTTAGTGGCTGTATCCCTCTTTTTACGCTGTTATATAGCTATAGCATCTATTACAACCTTGTGGTTGATTTTGCAGCTGACAGGAACCTGCGAACGACAGACAGATTGAACGCCCCCGACAGCAACGGCATTCAAGATCTTACTCGTGACTCCGCCTATCTTATCGACAGCCGTGATATAAGGAGGGGCCGTCCTACCTCTTTCGAATCGATCCTGGCTAATCTTGAAAGACTCCGGCATGCCTTCGTCCCATTCACCTGTGGTAGCCAGCTTGACGACATACTTGGTTGTGAGTGCGATACGGGGGCCATACCGTGTCCTTTCGATGGTCAATCACGTAAGGCACAACGAAAAAATAAGGTACAGGCGGAGgcaggaaagagaaaggtgaATTTGAGTCAGCGAAGATCCCCGTCGTGCTTAAGTGATTCAGAGAAGCGGCTTACCGTGGTAGCCAGCAGCGATGCACAATCCTTGGCTCCTTCCTTCTGGTACTTGCTCAGAAGGAACTTGAACTacgagaggaagagtgTCCTTGGTAGCACACATGATATCGCTCCAGAACCTCATGGCTCCCTCTCCCCGGGCTTCTTTACCCCAGTTTGTGAACGAATCCTTGCAGTACTCTGCGAGCCCTGCACAACAGAAAAGAGTTAAAAAAGGCACTGTCAGCTTGTCAGGCCCAAACATGAGCGGAATTATGACCATGGAAAGTTTTCCGCTCACAGTTCTTGGCTGCCGGCTGGACGTAGCTATCGTCGACATTTCCAAAGAcgtcctttttctccaagATACCCTTCTCGACTGCAACTTCGTGATACAGACCAAGAATAATCCCAGTATGAGTGGTAGCAATAAGGTAAGGACCTTCTTCCATGGTATAAGTCGTATCGAGATAATTTTCACCAGAAAATAAGGGAGGTGGAGTGACGTTGGGAGCTTTGCCTTGGAACGGGGTTAAACTACAGCGGCTCCTCATATCAACTATTATTGGATAAGGGCTTTTGTACGACTTACAAATCATCGATAAGAGTCCCCTTAAAAAGATGCGGCGTATGAGCATTAGTGCAGACAATCACATTCCTCGCTTTGACCGTACCCCTCTCCCCACAGTTGACCTGCCAGagctcatcgtcttctcctctaGTGAGCTTTTGCACCGGCGACCATGGATAAAGTTCGGCCTGGCCTGTTGCAAGTGCAGATTTGAGATAGGCGGTAGCCAGTTtgtggggatgaagagatccAGCAGGACCAATAGAATATCCGGTGGCTCCGTTGATGCGTGTAGCCTAATGATTTGATTAGCTTGGACAGGTTTTTATCCCGTCTAAGGCTCAGAGTCAGGTTTACCTTTTGTGCTTTCCTTCGCATCCCCAATCCATTTCCATTCAGGTTTCAAATGTTTGTACTTTCCAGCAGCCCTTGCTTTGAGCCGTTTATTATACCATTCGTCCATCTGCTTAGCTTTCTCCTCGCTGATTCTCACTGCGTCATATCCATCAGTTTTCCCACCATCACAGTACAATAGGTGCTATAAGTATGGGACATACCTTCAACTTTCTTGCCCCTCCAGAAATCGACCTCCCAGatttctttctccaccGTCGCAGCTACCTCAATCAATACCCGCCTCTCGAGATCTAATACGTCCAAAGCCTCGTCCATATCACTTCCAGCCCCTCCATTTTCAAGTGGCTTTGTTAATTCGGGCAGAGCGGCGAACGAGAAAGGGACACAATGTCCGCCGTTCCGTCCAGCTAATCACAGCCTCGGTCCGTCAATAGATATTCCTTAATGAAGAGCATTATCTTACTGGGGCCGGAAGCTACATCCTTAACCTCGAGGACAATCACAGTCTCACCGTCCGCAACACCTGGGCGAATGAGATGATAGGCAGTGGAGGCACCTATAGACCGACTCGACATCAGCACGTCTACCCACTTCGTAGTGATCGTGTCTTGTGCCTTGAGTAACTCACCGGCCATACCTGCACCAATAACAGCATAGTCGATCACATGTTCTGGTAGCGTTTTCTCTTTGCTGTGATCAAAGAGTGATGATTTCCCACGGTTCTACTATCGTTGATGAGTCTTCTCATCAGATAAAATACGGATGCCGGGCGCTTGCTGGTACCTGGGAAAAGAACAACTTAGGCTACTGCAACTAACGGTGGCCTGCCAGTGGGATACGGTAGAAGTGAAAGGCTGTGGAAAGCTTGACATTTAGACAATATTGGAAGCTAGACAGAAGAGCCGATTAACAGCATAAATTACGATGATATCGATCGTGCTGACGTGTGCAGCGAACTTTCAGGTCTAACCAGGGTGATTGAGTTACTGGTGAGTACATAAGCAAAAAACTGGCCAGTTCAAAGGCAGGTTCTACGATAAAGTTTGTTGAATGAGTGAGTAGCGGTGCTATATTCAGAGCTGTAAAGCCTCGAGTATAAAGAGACCCTCGTTATTAGAAGCGAGTGATATGGCACAAGATACGTAGACGTTCGTTCTTATCCTTTCGGATTTGACCGAGAATATACGGTGATCatgaaaaataaaaaataaaaagaaGGGTCCGAGATACGGAGATTACGTAGTGACCACCAGCAAGCATGAAAGAATCCGACCTATGCATATGCTGCAGATATCGAATGGGAAGAGTCTACAGAAATGCATGCAGGCCTGCAGCAGCCAGCTGACAGCGTTAACATCCATCAATCACTAAAAAAATATGTGGAATCGCTGCTCGCCGCTCATTTTCAACGACAGACATCCTGCGAAAAGAATAAAAATTTTGTATTGCCCGAGATGTTTACTTAATTAATTACCCGAACTGTGTTGCCAGCGTGctgaagggaaagaaagcttGATGTTCCTCGATGTATGCCGCGAGAGCACCTCGTCAATTGGCTGCAAGCGATGATATAGCGTAAGCCCCCAGCTAGGCCCCACACTATCAGTCTCCCTGCTGACAAAAGGGCCATATTGCTGTCTATTTTCGGACGTCATTTCACAACGTAAGGCGGATTGCCGAAGGATAAATAAGTAACCCTTCGACCGCTCTTATTATTGCCTTCATTTACTCCGAAAACGATGAAccgtcttccatctcaattCAAATACCCCCGGACTTAGGCCGTTACCCCACAAATTGCCCTAGCATGGCCATCTGCTAAATATAAAGTAGGCGAAGACTCGGCACTAATCATTTTTGCCTCTACAAATCGCCAAACAAGCAAACTCTTTTTTACTGCCATGACCGAGAAGAGCGGGACGCAAGCAGCTAAGCCACAAGATGTGGAGCACTTTGACGAATCTCACCACTATAACACGGCGTTCGAAGATCTTGGATTGACCAAAGAGCAAAATCAGCTCCTAATTGACAACTATGCCTATgtctggaagaaggatgacagCGGAAATTTGTTGATCAAAAGTGCAAAGGGGGACCTGACTAATCCCAGAAGCTGGCCGAAATGGAAGCGTTATGCTATTGTGGGATTGGCAAGTTCGCTGAACAATTTAGTAAGCTGTCATGGTGGGCATTCACCTTCCCCAATATTGATCACTTTGTTTTAGGTTTGTCTATGTGTGTCTGGTTACAGTACTGGTATCGAGCAGATgcaggaaaagatgggCTTTAGCTCTGAAGTTGGTACCGTTGGTTTAAGCTTGTATGTGGTGAGTAAGCATTCTCCAAAACAAGGAGCGCCACAGCTTACAGATTCTACAGCTTGGATTCGCGGTCGGTCAGTACAACGATTCTTGCAAGTCACATGTTCTGACTTATACTCTTCTTTAGGACCCATGTTTCTTGCTCCCCTTAGCGAATattggggaagaagaccaGTATATCTCGTCAGCTGGACCATTTTTACGATCTTCCAGATTCCTGTGAGCTTGCTTGATTGATCGAAAATACACTAGTGATCGAAGAGTGATGTCGTTgatttgttcttttttcaGCTTGCGTTGGCTCAAAATGTTGCCACCATTTTGGTTTGCCGTTTCATCCAAGGTGTGGCGGGATCGTAAGTATCCATCTCATCGTCTTGATAATTTTGTCAATATATAGCTGATCCTTGTTGAAAGAACGCCCTTGGCCAACACTGGTGGTGTCGTACATGACGTCTTCGCTGTGAAAGAAGGTATGGATGCCAATCATCATTAGTATTTATTGAAGCCATTAACCAACAGTACACTTTCAGCTGGTTATGCTGTCGCTATTTACGCTTTGAGTAGTGCAG
Encoded here:
- a CDS encoding gluconokinase; this translates as MSSKPQQELAVPSHLPAPVLIIVMGPASCGKSTVGQDVADHFQIPFIDGDSLHPKSNIAKMSSGTPLTDEDRLPWLALIRSTAERVCKEQSDKVEEKTRSVEDGGLGRAGVVIACSALKKWYRDILRGTVKADPPPAEDLNELHPDDAEHPATSSLKTYFVYCYGTPELLKQRIAARKGHFFGQQMLDSQLAVLEDPSGEDDVTVADIDGTREEVGERAVSGMKKLLGIN